A genomic stretch from Armatimonadota bacterium includes:
- the tatA gene encoding twin-arginine translocase TatA/TatE family subunit, whose product MFGLGPQELVIILLIIVVLFGGRKIPEILRGLGQGLREFKSASREPVEKPTAPVPADKQPNDDDEAGEA is encoded by the coding sequence ATGTTTGGTCTGGGCCCGCAAGAGCTTGTCATTATTCTGCTCATCATCGTAGTGCTCTTCGGGGGGCGCAAGATTCCGGAGATTCTGCGCGGGCTCGGGCAGGGCCTGAGGGAGTTCAAGTCGGCGTCGCGCGAGCCGGTCGAGAAGCCGACCGCACCGGTGCCTGCCGACAAGCAGCCGAATGATGACGATGAGGCCGGCGAGGCCTGA
- a CDS encoding exo-alpha-sialidase: protein MQSAYPAALLIALAVTACACAQAESGAKPLTARELGFRLHPKARHLSQGMAAGSFVDLGDGRLLNLGAENGGTVRVSADDGKTWAPYATMVPGEGPGKPTRELECAIALRTKSGVIVYIYRDFENWHWKWDDATGEAVDPLLTVWSIRSLDDGKTWQDRQMIFDGYCGSLNDIIQTRDGNIVVPVQRYVPNPGRHCQCTYVSTDDGLTWKRSNIIDLGGHGHHDGAIEGSLTELADGRLLMFMRTALDRLWKAWSFDGGLTWRQVEPSDIPASNAPGFVTRLASGRLALIWNPLTPGKTMRPLLELRPKGPRIGWGTELPSDGWRDSLLMALSEDDGETWTESVTIARGTRLCYPQIWERRPGELWTSWVAGKNWTRNLVAVMEEDLLKAAEPPAGEPLTIVCFGDSTTAPRGGIIIYPMLLEWELEGSGRAIKVVNAGRGSDSTDSARERFDAQVLAHKPDLVIIQFGLNDSAIDVWRGQTEPRLPIDEYERNLDRFVTELKAAGSRVILMTPNPVRWTDKLKELYGKPPYNPDDPDGFNGLVREYAERCRQVAARQQVPLVDTFTMFQDYGKQEGQTVDALLSDGMHPNDAGHAMEADALLPIIREMFGLPGA, encoded by the coding sequence ATGCAGTCTGCGTATCCCGCCGCGCTACTGATTGCACTGGCCGTGACGGCTTGCGCGTGTGCGCAGGCCGAATCCGGCGCGAAGCCTTTGACTGCGAGGGAATTGGGCTTTCGTTTACACCCGAAGGCGCGTCATCTGTCACAAGGCATGGCGGCCGGCTCCTTCGTGGACCTGGGAGACGGCCGGCTGCTCAACCTGGGCGCCGAAAACGGCGGTACCGTGCGGGTGAGCGCGGACGACGGGAAGACCTGGGCGCCCTACGCCACTATGGTTCCGGGAGAGGGGCCGGGCAAGCCCACCCGGGAACTCGAGTGCGCCATCGCTCTGCGCACAAAGAGTGGTGTGATAGTGTACATCTACCGGGACTTCGAGAACTGGCATTGGAAGTGGGACGATGCCACCGGCGAGGCGGTGGATCCACTACTCACCGTCTGGTCGATCCGCAGCCTGGATGACGGGAAGACCTGGCAGGACCGCCAGATGATTTTCGACGGCTACTGCGGCTCTCTCAATGACATCATCCAGACGAGAGACGGCAACATCGTGGTGCCGGTGCAGAGGTATGTGCCAAATCCCGGCCGCCATTGCCAGTGTACTTATGTATCGACGGACGACGGCCTCACGTGGAAGCGCAGCAATATCATCGATCTGGGCGGACATGGGCACCACGATGGGGCCATAGAGGGCTCGCTCACGGAACTGGCGGACGGACGCCTTCTCATGTTCATGCGTACCGCGCTGGATCGGCTGTGGAAGGCTTGGTCTTTCGACGGCGGACTGACCTGGCGGCAAGTCGAGCCAAGCGACATCCCGGCCAGCAACGCCCCGGGCTTCGTGACCCGGCTTGCGAGCGGGAGACTGGCGCTGATCTGGAACCCGTTGACCCCGGGGAAGACGATGCGCCCGCTGTTGGAGTTACGGCCCAAAGGCCCGCGCATTGGCTGGGGCACAGAGCTTCCCAGCGACGGCTGGCGTGATTCGCTGCTGATGGCGCTATCGGAGGACGACGGGGAGACTTGGACCGAGTCAGTCACCATCGCGCGAGGGACGCGGCTGTGCTACCCGCAGATCTGGGAGCGCCGCCCGGGAGAATTGTGGACCAGTTGGGTGGCAGGGAAGAACTGGACGCGAAATCTGGTGGCTGTGATGGAAGAAGACCTGCTGAAAGCCGCCGAGCCGCCGGCGGGCGAGCCCTTGACCATCGTGTGCTTCGGGGATTCCACCACCGCGCCCCGGGGCGGGATCATCATCTACCCGATGCTTCTCGAATGGGAACTGGAGGGCTCCGGGCGCGCGATCAAGGTCGTGAACGCCGGGCGTGGATCGGATAGCACAGACTCGGCGCGGGAGCGTTTCGACGCGCAGGTGCTGGCCCACAAGCCTGACCTGGTGATCATCCAGTTCGGCTTGAATGACTCGGCCATTGATGTCTGGCGCGGTCAGACCGAACCTCGCCTGCCAATCGATGAGTATGAGCGGAACCTGGACCGGTTCGTGACGGAACTGAAGGCCGCCGGGTCGCGAGTGATCCTGATGACACCGAACCCGGTGCGATGGACCGACAAGCTCAAGGAACTCTACGGGAAGCCTCCGTACAACCCGGACGACCCCGACGGCTTCAACGGCTTGGTCCGGGAGTATGCAGAACGCTGCCGGCAGGTGGCTGCAAGGCAGCAGGTTCCCCTGGTGGACACCTTCACCATGTTCCAGGACTACGGCAAACAGGAGGGGCAGACGGTGGATGCCCTCCTGAGCGACGGCATGCACCCGAATGACGCCGGGCATGCTATGGAAGCGGATGCGCTGCTGCCCATCATCCGGGAGATGTTCGGCCTGCCGGGCGCATAG